The following coding sequences lie in one Helicoverpa zea isolate HzStark_Cry1AcR chromosome 2, ilHelZeax1.1, whole genome shotgun sequence genomic window:
- the LOC124636018 gene encoding uncharacterized protein LOC124636018 — MGNHSVDIMAVNETWLRKGEDDRAPSVPGYKLKHIPRPLSIRGGRGGGVAFYIRNGIPARVRAHPEHPNVEQLWLTLTVNKNKLLIGTAYRPPWLELETFLDGLTSSIGSLAPFDNLILLGDFNVNMLDVSNSKSRQLADFLSYLNLTQVVTTPTHLIGNSSSLIDVICTDAPIRNVEVNHISELSHHAFITCESVFKKPKCRPRSVVYRPLKDILQDYFDSDLKSIPWSTVSDMKDVDSMVQTFNSFVIQLFDLHAPTICRTFRSRPTPWITDNIRLISKLRDEARDKFRNSKLPEHKTNYLDLKHLAITALANEKTAYFASSINNNIRDPKLLWRNLKADMLPDHKHRLLPEYFDNPDEINAAFLDVPGDCSLNDSQSYFFESHRFSDATFTLTATTSEAILKIIRSLGSNAQGVDGISLDMINLTLPTTLQAITDIINCSIITHTFPELWRCAIVRPIPKINNPNNTKDLRPISILPCLSKILERVVHSQRCKERMGPEYHPPP, encoded by the exons ATGGGCAATCATTCAGTGGACATAATGGCTGTCAACGAAACCTGGTTGCGCAAAGGTGAAGATGACCGGGCGCCTAGTGTACCTGGTTATAAACTCAAGCACATCCCGCGACCATTGTCTATACGCGGGGGACGCGGCGGAGGGGTCGCCTTTTATATCAGAAATGGAATACCTGCACGTGTCAGAGCACACCCTGAACACCCTAATGTCGAACAGCTATGGTTAACTCTCaccgtaaataaaaacaaacttctcATTGGCACGGCATATCGCCCACCATGGTTGGAGCTGGAGACTTTTCTCGACGGACTGACATCAAGTATTGGTAGTCTGGCCCCTTTCGATAATCTAATACTATTAGGAGACTTCAATGTCAATATGTTGGACGTTAGTAACTCGAAATCCAGACAACTTGCAGATTTTCTCAGTTATCTCAACTTGACTCAAGTGGTCACAACTCCCACGCACTTAATAGGCAATAGTAGCTCGCTCATTGACGTAATCTGCACTGATGCTCCAATCCGCAATGTTGAGGTGAATCATATAAGTGAGCTTAGCCATCATGCATTTATCACTTGCGAGTCGGTCTTCAAGAAACCTAAATGCCGACCTAGATCAGTGGTTTATCGCCCTCTCAAGGACATTCTGCAGGATTACTTCGACAGCGATTTAAAAAGTATACCTTGGTCTACAGTGAGTGACATGAAAGATGTTGATTCAATGGTGCAAACTTTCAACTCATTTGTTATTCAATTGTTCGACCTCCATGCTCCCACTATATGTAGAACTTTTAGATCCCGTCCCACTCCATGGATCACTGATAACATCAGATTAATATCGAAGCTGAGAGATGAGGCCAGGGACAAATTTCGTAATTCAAAGCTACCTGAACATAAGACTAATTACCTGGACCTTAAGCATCTAGCCATCACGGCACTGGCTAACGAGAAGACCGCTTATTTCGCTAGtagcattaataataatatcaggGACCCTAAATTGTTATGGCGCAATTTAAAAGCAGATATGTTGCCTGACCACAAACATAGACTTCTACCGGAATACTTTGATAACCCGGACGAAATCAATGCGGCGTTTCTAGATGTTCCCGGTGATTGTAGTCTTAATGATTCGCAGTCATATTTCTTTGAGTCGCATAGGTTCAGCGATGCTACTTTCACCTTGACAGCAACCACTTCCGAAGCAATCCTCAAGATAATTAGAAGCCTAGGGTCTAACGCACAGGGAGTTGATGGCATCAGTCTCGACATGATAAACCTCACATTACCAACTACCTTGCAAGCCATCACAGATATCATAAATTGTTCAATCATTACACACACATTCCCTGAACTCTGGCGATGCGCTATTGTGCGACCGATCCCTAAAATTAACAACCCAAATAACACAAAGGACCTAAGGCCAATCAGTATACTGCCCTGCCTTTCTAAGATACTGGAACGCGTAGTGCACTCGCAG AGATGCAAAGAGAGGATGGGTCCAGAGTATCATCCTCCCCCCTAA
- the LOC124637948 gene encoding uncharacterized protein LOC124637948 — translation MDELRAMRAEIQEFRKEMELEMAQLVSAMSNCNGRIDGLEARISAMEQRAATGRSSADEVVEELRRELNDRDQDLLANDVEITNIPEAASDHPIHIAKAVGLKLGVQLKERDIISAERVGGKQLNATSSAGPAVTRPRAVVVRLARRELRDALLASARVRRGATTADLDMPGPTQRFFINERLTKTNRRLFRMARDAARLHNWRFVWTKRGRILVRRSPDDSTHRIRTDEDIARIVGSVNNETS, via the coding sequence ATGGATGAGTTGAGGGCGATGCGTGCGGAGATACAAGAGTTCCGCAAGGAGATGGAGCTGGAGATGGCGCAGCTTGTATCAGCAATGAGTAACTGCAATGGGCGCATCGATGGCCTCGAAGCCAGAATAAGCGCAATGGAACAACGGGCTGCTACGGGTCGTTCGTCGGCGGATGAGGTTGTGGAGGAGTTGAGGCGCGAGCTAAATGATAGGGATCAGGACCTATTGGCAAATGATGTGGAGATAACCAACATTCCGGAGGCTGCTTCTGATCACCCTATCCACATTGCAAAAGCTGTAGGCCTTAAGTTAGGGGTGCAACTAAAGGAGCGCGACATCATCAGCGCGGAGCGGGTCGGCGGCAAGCAGCTTAACGCCACTAGCTCCGCTGGTCCGGCGGTGACGCGGCCGCGCGCCGTGGTGGTGCGCCTGGCGCGCCGCGAGCTGCGCGACGCGCTGCTGGCGAGcgcgcgcgtgcggcgcgggGCGACCACCGCCGACCTCGACATGCCCGGCCCGACACAGCGCTTCTTCATCAACGAGCGCCTCACCAAGACAAATCGCCGGTTGTTTCGGATGGCCCGGGATGCTGCTCGCCTCCACAATTGGAGATTTGTGTGGACTAAGCGCGGGCGCATACTTGTCAGGCGGAGTCCGGATGACTCCACTCATAGAATCCGCACTGATGAAGACATTGCACGGATCGTTGGTTCTGTCAATAATGAAACAAGTTGA